A segment of the Lactobacillus sp. ESL0700 genome:
TGATATTTGAGAGACAGAGGATTAATTATGGATAATGAAAAAATTAATAATTTTGCTGAAAAAGTAATTAAAGAATTTCACTTACCAAGCTTAGGTGTGGGCATTTATCAACATGGTGAAGACTTTAGTCATGTATACGGCAACGCAAAAGAAGATAGCTTGTACCCACTAGCATCAATTTCAAAAACATTTTTAGCAACAGCAATTTGTCAGCTTGCAGATGCAGGTAAGATAAATTTGGACGAGCCTTTAAAAAAGTCTTGGCCAGATTTTAAAATGGTTGATAAATATGTTGAAGAACATCTGACCTGGCGAGATGCATTAAGTCATCAAAGTGGCTTGCCAGCACATGATTTAATGCGTTTTACCAACATGAACAAGCACGACCTATCCTTAAGAGAAAAAGCAGAACATGTTGGTTATTTACAGCCTACGCATGAATTGAGACAAAAAATGCAATATAGCAATTTGATTTATGCAGTAACAACCTATGTAATGGAACAAGTTATTGGTGAAGATTATGGTACGTATGAACGTGAGCATTTGCTTAAGCCACTTGAAATGAACGATACTTACATTAATCATCATGAAGCACCATTTGCTAAAATTACTAAACCATATATCAGAGATAATGATGTGACAAAAGAAGTACCATTTATTGCACCAGGCAAGGTTGGCGGTGCTAGCAGCATGATTGCGACTATTTCTAACCTACTTACTTGGGCAAAATTTCAATTGCAAACGCAAAAAACAACTAAAAATGAAGTCACAGCCCAGCGTTATTTACCACAATCAATTATGTTGCCCAACCGTGCTTATGGTGGTGCCAACTTCGCTGCCTATGGCTTGGGAATGATGATGGAAGATTATCGTGGCCACAAGTATTTTTATCATAGTGGTTCATACATTGGCTATTGTTCATTCTTGGGCTTTGTACCAGACCTTGATTTAGCTTTTGTATTTACAACCAATATGGATTCTACAGATGCGATTTTTGCTTTAGCATACCAAACAATTGACGCTGCATTAGGCATTAACACAGTTGATTGGACAACTAAAGTATCCGAAACAATGACAGCTAAGATTGCAGGTAAAGAAAAGAAACTTAGCGATTTAAAAGGGACGACATGGGATCATGTTAAAGCTGACACTGCTCAATTAGGTGATTACCAAAATCCTGGATATGGATTAGTTACTTTGAGCGCTGACGATGATAATTTAATGGTTACTTTAGGAAAATGGCGTTATCCAGTGATGATCAATAATCAAGGTAATATGTTTATTGAAGAGCGATTATACGAGCATGAACTTTTGCCAATCACATTAGGCGACAATGCTCTGACAATATTAACCGAACCAGCATTAAAACAGCCAACAGAGTTTGAAAAGGTATAGAATTTTTTTAAGCTTTAACTTAGCCCTAACTTCCCTTTTTTTCGAAGTTAGGGCTTTTTTATGATTGATTTTCAATCATATCGCCAATAATTAAAGAAAAAAATACACGACTCCGACAAAAATCGAAATCGTGTATTAATAGCAGTATAAATTAGTGGAACCAGTGAGTATTTTTATCAGTAAACGCAAGTAAGTCGTTACTCATGTATAAAATATAAGTAATAAACAAAGTTAAATTAGCATCCCCTTGGAAAGCCGTTACGCCCCACAGAATGATCGACATAATTCCTTGAATTGTCCAAAAATAATATTGTTCGCGAAAACGCAAAGTACATAATAATGAACCAGTTATCCCAATTGAACCCGCAAAGGCGTCAATCCATGGTCGAGGACTAATAAAAATCTTGGTATCCATAAAATAAAGAGCCCCAGTAACAACAGCAAAGAAAATTAAAGTGAGCAGCCATTTAGATGCATTCAACCCGTGAATATGCTTTTCTGCGTCTTTTGCCCAAGCTGGCAGTAACAAAACCGGCAAATCTAACAGAAAGATATATGATGCTTGCAAGACAACATCGGCATAATTACGAGCATTAATTGCTACCACAATATAAATTAGCGCCGATAACAGCCCCAAAATACCGTTTAATGGCTTAGCGTTTGTAATTGCCAGCGTGCAAGTAAAGCCCATAATTGCCGCAATCATTGTTACCAGCGAAATGGTATTTATTGGCGAACTAATAGTAGTGCCAATAATAACTCCAATTCCCAGCATCAATAACATATAAGTTTTAAAACTCCAACCGCGCATTTGCTCAACATACCACTTAGGTCTGAAGACATCAGTATTTGGCTGTATTTTCATTATTCCCTCTCCTTACAGATACAATATTTAGTATTTTTAAACATGTTACCTATCATATCATGTGTTTTTACTAAAATACAATTTTTTAAATGGTGGCAATCCAGTCAGCACGTGAACTTGAGCGATTTGATGAAAAGAAATATTATGACTCTGGTAAAATTAGGATAAAGATTTTCAAAAAATATAATTAAGAACGAAAAATTTCTAAATTTAATTTGGAAAAAAAGTGGCAATAGGGTATAATATGCTTTGTTGTGGAGAGTTGGCAGAGTGGTAATGCACCGGACTCGAAATCCGGCGAACCAAGTTTTTCCTTGGCGCGCAGGTTCAAATCCTGTACTCTCCTTAAATATAGGTAAATAAATACTGATATAAAGGTATTATTTAATAGCAATGGACTAACTAGTAACTAGTTAGTCCATTTTTGTTTGATCCAGACTTACCTAGGTTTGCTTAATCAAATAATGATGCATAGCTTGAAAGAAAATCTTAAAAGGATAATAATTATAAATAAAAAGGAAGTGCTTTAATTATGTGTATATTTAATTTTAAAAATTCACAAGATAAAAAAACAAATAACAGTGCTCTAATTAAAAAAATAGATGAAAACACGACAGCAATTAATGAACTTAATGATCAGTTAACAGATTTAAATAATAAAAATAACACTTTAATTGAAAAAATAAATAAAAACACGACAATAATTAATGAACTTAATAATCAGTTAAAGATTTTAAATTGTAAAGATACTGCAAAAAACGAGATACAGAGACTAACAAGATGGGAAGATCAAATACAGCCCATATCTTACATCTTTGGGATTATATCGTTTATTATTGCAAACTATGCTATTAAATTACTATCCGGACACGATTTAATTGCAATTTTAGCAATTTTATTTGCATTAGATGGAGTTGCAGCTGGGACAACACTACTTATTGTAAATGTTAAAAATCTTTGGTCTAATAAAGGCAATATTCGCGATATACTATATAATGACACGTCAAATGTTATCAGAGCTGCAGCTTGGCTTTTTGTACCTATTATTTTATTTTTACTGACTCCCATGCTATATTATAAAGTAATACCTTTTATATATAATGTAGTACCTTTTTTGATCAAATATAAATTTGATACTAATAGCCAATTATCTTCTTTTATCTTTATAATAATATATTCAATAGAATGGAGCTGTGTGGTTGCATCATTCGCATATCCTATTACTGAATTATTTTATTTAATGTTATATCGAGGATATAACAAAATGCTTGCAATATTGCTAGGCATATTATTAACAACTTTTTTATCTTCTTCAATTATGTGGATGGTAACAAGTAGTAAACTAGCAATAGTGATTGAAGTAACTTCTGCTTCTCTGTTATTTATATATACAATTTATATACAGCATAAAGAAAAAAGTTTATTGAAACTGAATAGCACTAAAAATGTTGTTAAATAAAGAAGACCGTTCATAGAGCATTTAAGCTCTATAAACAGTCTTTCTTTGTATCAATATGTCTACAACAAACATTTTTTCTACCTGGTCAGCACAATATTCGCTCCGCTAAAACCTTTCTTCAGGTCTTTTTGGAACTTAGCTTTAGATACGCCAATCTTTGGTAAATAGTGCCACGGATCAACGTGATCAGTGTTAAACAAGCCATGTTGAACAAGTCAACTGTGGGTTTTAATTTTCCGATAATAGTTAGTATCTAATGTAAAAGGAATATTGTACTTTCCTTAAATATAGGTAAATAAATACTGAGATAACGGTATTCTTCAATAGCGATGGACTAACTAATAACTAGTTAGTCCATTTTTATTGCATAAAACGACATTTAAAGATTTACCTATTTTTATACTAAAAAAACTCTCGTAAATTTTACGAGAATTAGATATAATAACCACCTTAGGTAATTACATGCAAGAACTAATATTGATTTTACTCTTAATGATTGCTTCATTCAATTAAAAATAACGTTGTAATCTTTATGATTACAGCATTTTTCATCCCTACTTTTTTACAAAATAGTTACAAAAAATGCTGATTTCTTAAGTTTTATTCAAGACCAGCTTTAAACGGTACATACCGGTCTTGAAATGCTGGTAAAATAGCTTCAGTAAGTATTTCTAGGTAGTGATTTATATATGCAAACAAGTATTTGGCTTGCGGCTTTGTCCGCTTTTATTCTGCTAATTCTTATTGTTAACATTCGCAATTCACGTCGCTTTAATCTTTTTGATCATTGGCTGCATCACAAGTTAGTCAGAAATCACGATGGCTTTAGTTGGCAAATCGTTGCTTTCATTAATGATCCTAAGTTAATGGTAGTTTGGGACATCCTACTTGCCAGCTTTCTCATTAATGAAGAAAGAAATATCACTGCACTTTGGGTAATTGCCACGTTAGGGTTTACTGATATTACGGGAATTTTACTCAAGCGTTGGATGCATCGCAAGCGACCGATTGAACATTCTGATTTAGAGGATGGCTACAGCTTTCCTAGTGGCCATGTCTTGGGAGCTACTTGCATGGTGCTAATTATCCTGCAGGTTTTTGGCAAGGAACTCGCTAGTTGGCTAGTTATTGCATTAGGAATAATTTGGTTAATGGTTGTCATTTCCCGCTTAAGCCTTAAGGCGCATTATCCTTCCGACATTATTGGTGCAACGAGCTTAGCTATCTTTTGTTTTACAATTTCACAGCAGATATTATTAGCCATTATTTAAAAAAGACAAGTTTCAATTTGAAACCTGTCTTTTTTTTTGCTTTATAAATCTTCAAAGCCAATCATTAATCCGCCCTCTTCAGCGTAAAAGGTACATAACCCTTTCATCGAGCGAATAATCACTTGAGCTTGAGGATACAGCTCAATAATTTTTTCTTTAAGTGTCTTGGCGTCTTTCTCATTCTTGCAGTGATCAATAATCACTTGGCCGCCCTGATATTTCATCTCAGCCATGCGCTTAATGACTTCCTTCAGCGCCCGCTTCATCCCCCGGACTTTTGCCAGTGGCTCCAATTTACCTTCTTCGCTGGCAGTACCAACAAGGTCAATCTTCAACATCCGTGCAACCTTAGCAACCGCAGGACTAACACGGCCATTTAGCGATAAATTATGCAATGATTGCAAAATAAATAACAAATGGGTATGCGTTTTATATTCCGAAATCTTTTGCTCTAAATCAACAAATCGCAATTTACCATTAATCAATCGCTTAATTTCATTTAAAATAACAGACATTTCTGGACCAGCAGAGCGAGAATCTACTACAATTACATGACTGTTAGGATGTTTCTTTTCATACATTTCTTTTGCCTGAAACGCTGAAGAAAAACTGCCACTAAGACCACTAGTAATCGTCATTAAAATTGCTCGATTACTGCCCTCTAACGCCTCAAGCCATTCATTAATGCTTGGACAAGATGTCTTACCAGCTTCAGTATTCTTTGCCATCTCAGCAATTAGCTGATCAATGTCAAGTTGTTCGCCGTCAATAAAATCTTGACCAGCAATGGTCATTGTTAGCGGCACTACTTGTACCATTTGGTCGGTATTTTCGTTGGCACTAGAATCAATTATTAATTTTACTTCTTCCATTTATTGATACATCCTTAAATTAAATACAAAGTCAATTTATGAATTAAATTGTATAGATAAATAATAAAGCAAAACCGCCAAAAAAGCGATTAAAAATTTTTAATTTTAGAAATCGCTTTCAAATGTTTACAGAATCACAAAGTTAGGCTAAAATTTGTCATGTAGAGATGGAGCCGGTGCTCCAGCTAATGTATGTACACAAAAGTTGTACAACATTTATTATTCTAGGAGGTTTTTAGATGTTAAAATCAGTCATTGAAAATGTTCATGCACTGGAAATCTATGATTCACGTGGTAACCCAACTGTTGAGGCTTTTGTTACCCTTTCAAACGGTATCGTAGGAAAGGCTGAAGTTCCATCAGGTGCTTCAACTGGTGAAAACGAAGCCGTTGAATTGCGTGACGGTGGCAGTCGTGTTGGTGGTAAAGGTGTTTCTAAGGCTGTTAACAATGTTAAC
Coding sequences within it:
- a CDS encoding phosphatase PAP2 family protein gives rise to the protein MQTSIWLAALSAFILLILIVNIRNSRRFNLFDHWLHHKLVRNHDGFSWQIVAFINDPKLMVVWDILLASFLINEERNITALWVIATLGFTDITGILLKRWMHRKRPIEHSDLEDGYSFPSGHVLGATCMVLIILQVFGKELASWLVIALGIIWLMVVISRLSLKAHYPSDIIGATSLAIFCFTISQQILLAII
- a CDS encoding DegV family protein produces the protein MEEVKLIIDSSANENTDQMVQVVPLTMTIAGQDFIDGEQLDIDQLIAEMAKNTEAGKTSCPSINEWLEALEGSNRAILMTITSGLSGSFSSAFQAKEMYEKKHPNSHVIVVDSRSAGPEMSVILNEIKRLINGKLRFVDLEQKISEYKTHTHLLFILQSLHNLSLNGRVSPAVAKVARMLKIDLVGTASEEGKLEPLAKVRGMKRALKEVIKRMAEMKYQGGQVIIDHCKNEKDAKTLKEKIIELYPQAQVIIRSMKGLCTFYAEEGGLMIGFEDL
- a CDS encoding serine hydrolase domain-containing protein — protein: MDNEKINNFAEKVIKEFHLPSLGVGIYQHGEDFSHVYGNAKEDSLYPLASISKTFLATAICQLADAGKINLDEPLKKSWPDFKMVDKYVEEHLTWRDALSHQSGLPAHDLMRFTNMNKHDLSLREKAEHVGYLQPTHELRQKMQYSNLIYAVTTYVMEQVIGEDYGTYEREHLLKPLEMNDTYINHHEAPFAKITKPYIRDNDVTKEVPFIAPGKVGGASSMIATISNLLTWAKFQLQTQKTTKNEVTAQRYLPQSIMLPNRAYGGANFAAYGLGMMMEDYRGHKYFYHSGSYIGYCSFLGFVPDLDLAFVFTTNMDSTDAIFALAYQTIDAALGINTVDWTTKVSETMTAKIAGKEKKLSDLKGTTWDHVKADTAQLGDYQNPGYGLVTLSADDDNLMVTLGKWRYPVMINNQGNMFIEERLYEHELLPITLGDNALTILTEPALKQPTEFEKV
- the pnuC gene encoding nicotinamide riboside transporter PnuC codes for the protein MKIQPNTDVFRPKWYVEQMRGWSFKTYMLLMLGIGVIIGTTISSPINTISLVTMIAAIMGFTCTLAITNAKPLNGILGLLSALIYIVVAINARNYADVVLQASYIFLLDLPVLLLPAWAKDAEKHIHGLNASKWLLTLIFFAVVTGALYFMDTKIFISPRPWIDAFAGSIGITGSLLCTLRFREQYYFWTIQGIMSIILWGVTAFQGDANLTLFITYILYMSNDLLAFTDKNTHWFH